One genomic region from Amycolatopsis sp. FBCC-B4732 encodes:
- a CDS encoding GDP-mannose 4,6-dehydratase — MAKRALITGITGQDGSYLAEHLLAEGYQVWGLVRGQANPRKSRISRLVSDLHFVEGDLMDQVSLVAAVDLVQPDEVYNLAAISFVPMSWQQPELTTEVNGMGVLRVLEAVRMVCGLDKSRPTGGGGIRFYQASSSEMYGKVAETPQNEQTIFHPRSPYGVAKTYGHFITKNYRESFGMFGVSGILFNHESPRRGAEFVTRKITMAVAEIKLGLRDKLYLGNLDAVRDWGFAGDYVRAMHLMLQQDTATDYVVGTGEMHSVRDAVQIAFDAVGLNWHDYVVIDPALVRPAEVETLCANPDKARVELGWKQSVDFEELMRMMVEADLRKASNEHKYSELMLAGSW; from the coding sequence ATGGCGAAGCGTGCGTTGATCACGGGTATCACCGGGCAGGACGGGTCGTACCTGGCCGAACACCTCCTGGCCGAGGGCTACCAGGTCTGGGGCCTGGTCCGCGGCCAGGCGAACCCGCGCAAGTCGCGGATCAGCAGGCTGGTCTCCGATCTCCACTTCGTGGAGGGCGACCTGATGGACCAGGTCAGCCTCGTGGCCGCGGTGGACCTGGTGCAGCCGGACGAGGTCTACAACCTCGCGGCCATCTCGTTCGTGCCGATGTCCTGGCAGCAGCCGGAACTCACCACCGAGGTGAACGGCATGGGCGTGCTGCGGGTGCTCGAAGCGGTCCGGATGGTGTGCGGGCTGGACAAGTCGCGGCCCACCGGCGGCGGCGGGATCCGGTTCTACCAGGCGTCGTCGTCGGAGATGTACGGCAAGGTCGCCGAGACCCCGCAGAACGAGCAGACCATCTTCCACCCGCGCAGCCCCTACGGCGTCGCGAAGACCTACGGGCACTTCATCACCAAGAACTACCGCGAATCCTTCGGCATGTTCGGGGTTTCCGGGATCCTGTTCAACCACGAGTCGCCGCGCCGCGGGGCCGAGTTCGTCACCCGCAAGATCACCATGGCGGTGGCGGAGATCAAGCTGGGCCTGCGCGACAAGCTCTACCTCGGCAACCTGGACGCGGTGCGCGACTGGGGCTTCGCCGGCGACTACGTCCGCGCGATGCACCTGATGCTGCAGCAGGACACGGCGACCGACTACGTCGTCGGCACCGGCGAGATGCACTCGGTCCGCGACGCCGTCCAGATCGCCTTCGACGCGGTCGGCCTGAACTGGCACGACTACGTCGTCATCGACCCGGCCCTGGTGCGGCCCGCGGAGGTCGAAACCCTCTGCGCCAACCCGGACAAGGCACGCGTCGAGCTCGGCTGGAAGCAGTCGGTCGACTTCGAAGAGCTGATGCGCATGATGGTCGAGGCCGACCTGCGCAAGGCGTCGAACGAGCACAAGTACAGCGAACTGATGCTCGCCGGGAGCTGGTGA
- a CDS encoding glycosyltransferase, with protein sequence MAPVLFASIADAGMINPLLVIAGELARRGVPDLYFASTEDRRAAVEAISADNPVKFVSFGERLERPPGEWDPDLYAAATQPAKPGSLTARPQNVIAYLSGVTDASIMVTMYERALAVVDEVKPGLMVIDSSSVYPTDAAIARDIPYVYSVPISVSEVFADRLPLSYPSPNTGLPRDLSGRQKLANLGFRLRLLLGMLTKVPAVQFTKARKEAGILNATAGQSTYADRAQAILAYSVFGMEYPFEAAPSHLKMVGPVVPPLPEAVEPDPALSAWLDEHESVVYLAFGTHMRLTAPQVTAIAEGARKLGPEHHVLWKLPKAQRALLPADLPSNVRLENWVPSQFDVLAHPHVRVYYNHGGGNSAYEGVYFGKPGLVQPFWMDCHDHAARVLDSGCGLVLSHEETVSADAIVAKLRRLLEEKEFTATAEDWADRFRSAGGASAAADAVQAAVR encoded by the coding sequence ATGGCTCCCGTCCTGTTCGCGTCGATCGCCGACGCCGGCATGATCAACCCGCTGCTCGTCATCGCGGGCGAGCTCGCCCGCCGCGGCGTGCCGGACCTGTACTTCGCGTCCACTGAGGACCGTCGCGCCGCCGTCGAGGCGATCTCCGCCGACAACCCGGTGAAGTTCGTGTCGTTCGGGGAGCGTCTCGAGCGCCCGCCGGGCGAGTGGGACCCGGACCTCTACGCCGCCGCGACGCAGCCCGCGAAGCCCGGCAGCCTGACGGCGCGGCCGCAGAACGTGATCGCCTACCTCAGCGGTGTCACGGACGCGAGCATCATGGTGACGATGTACGAGCGCGCGCTGGCCGTCGTCGACGAGGTCAAGCCGGGGCTGATGGTCATCGACTCCTCCAGCGTCTACCCGACCGACGCGGCGATCGCGCGGGACATCCCGTACGTCTACAGCGTGCCGATCTCGGTCAGCGAGGTCTTCGCCGACCGCCTCCCGCTGAGCTACCCGAGCCCGAACACCGGGCTGCCGCGCGACCTCTCCGGGCGCCAGAAGCTCGCGAACCTCGGCTTCCGGCTGCGGCTGCTGCTCGGCATGCTGACGAAGGTGCCGGCGGTCCAGTTCACCAAGGCCCGCAAGGAAGCCGGCATCCTGAACGCGACCGCGGGCCAGTCCACCTACGCCGACCGCGCGCAGGCGATCCTGGCCTACTCGGTGTTCGGCATGGAGTACCCGTTCGAGGCGGCGCCGTCGCACCTGAAGATGGTCGGCCCGGTCGTCCCGCCGCTGCCCGAGGCGGTGGAGCCGGACCCGGCGCTGTCGGCCTGGCTCGACGAGCACGAGTCGGTCGTCTACCTGGCGTTCGGCACCCACATGCGGCTGACCGCGCCCCAGGTGACGGCGATCGCCGAAGGGGCGCGCAAGCTCGGGCCGGAGCACCACGTGCTGTGGAAGCTGCCCAAGGCCCAGCGCGCGCTGCTGCCGGCGGACCTGCCGTCGAACGTGCGGCTGGAGAACTGGGTGCCGTCGCAGTTCGACGTCCTGGCCCACCCGCACGTGCGCGTGTACTACAACCACGGCGGCGGCAACAGCGCGTACGAAGGCGTCTACTTCGGCAAGCCGGGTCTCGTGCAGCCGTTCTGGATGGACTGCCACGACCACGCGGCCCGCGTCCTCGACAGCGGCTGCGGCCTGGTCCTTTCGCACGAGGAGACGGTGTCCGCGGACGCGATCGTCGCGAAGCTGCGGAGGTTGCTGGAGGAGAAGGAGTTCACGGCGACCGCCGAGGACTGGGCGGACCGCTTCCGGTCGGCGGGCGGCGCGTCGGCCGCGGCCGACGCCGTGCAGGCCGCGGTCCGGTGA